The Tripterygium wilfordii isolate XIE 37 chromosome 21, ASM1340144v1, whole genome shotgun sequence genome segment TCCATTATCAACAAACACACAGACAACTTAGAAATCATTCATCTTCTCCATTCAAATGGCTTCTTTACAATCTTTAAGTCtcaacttttcttcttcttcatgttgTTCTTCTTCAAGGAGAATCGATGCTGCTATATATCTCCCTAAACTCCCCAAAATCCAAGTCTCCGTTCCAAAACTAAAACCAAGAACAAACTTGGTTGACGAACTGAACTTGAGAAATATTAATGGGTTCACAAAGACAGaaccaataaagaaaaatgtAGAGGAGGAACCCCACAATCCCACCACTTCTATGGAGATTTTTCAGCTTTGCGCGATTATGGAAGCCGTAGCAGATAGAgtagaaatgcacaaaaacatcgggGACCAACGCGACAACTGGAACACTCTTCTCTTAAATTCCATCAACATGATCGTCCTAACAGCAGCAACAATGGCTGGTGTTTTAGCCACCAGTGGTGCAGGGGCCCCTGTTTTGTCTCTGAAGTTATCTTCCACTCTATTGTTCTCTGCAGCTACTGGGCTGCTGCTTGTGATGAACAAGATTCAGCCTTCACAGCTCACAGAGGAGCAAAGAAATGCTACAAGATTGTTCAAGCAGCTTCATTCAGAATTACAAACAGCACTTGCCATTAAAAGTAATCCGACTCGAGAAGATGTGATGGATGAAATGGAGAAAGTATTGTCAATTGACAGAGCATATCCTCTGCCTTTACTAGGATCCATGCTTGAAAAGTTCCCTGAAACTTTTGAGTCTGCTGTTTGGTGGCCTAAACACAAACAACAAAGCAAAAAGAAGACTCAAACAAGAAACAATGGATGGAGCGAAGAGCTGGAAGAGGAAATGAGAGAGGTCCTCGAAGTGTTAAAGACAAAAGACAGTGAAGATTACATGAGACTTGGTAACTTGGCATTGAGGTTGAACAGGGTTTTAGCCATTTCAGGGCCATTACTCACTGGCATTGCAGCTGTTGGGTCTGCCTTTGGTGGTTCATGGGGAGCGACAGCAGCCGCAACAGCCGGTGCTCTGGCTAGTGTTGTTAGCACTTTCGAGCATGGTGGGCAAGTCGGTATGGTGGTTGAGATGTACAGAAACTCTGCTGGTTTCTTCAAGTTGATGGAGGAATCAATTGAGTCTGCGCTCGAAGAGGAAGATttggagaagagagaaaatggggAGTTGTTTGAGATGAAAGTGGCTACGAAGTTGGGGAGAAGCTTGTCACAGCTCAGAGAACTTGCCATGAAATCAAGATTTTCGCATATGGAGGGAATTCCGGTAGATGAATTTGGCAGCAAGCtgttttgattgtagattttgtGAAAATTATTCATTCTTTGTATAGTTTTGACTAGAAATTCTTTTATATATTCATGTAATGGAAACATTAGAAACAATATTAACTCTTTTATTCCAAAAGAATCTGTTCACTTCTCTTTGATGTATTACTCTTCCAAGTTATTGGATTTCTAAACTGCAAAAGCTTGTTCAAGATCTTGATTATTGTTGTTAAGAATGCAGATGGTGGAGGCAGTCTTGGCGGCGCAAGAAAAAAGTCTTGATTTGAACGGCTTTGGTTGTTTGAaaatgttttgacttttgaccaTTGGATGCTGTTCAAAGAACAAAATCCATGTTTGGGTTCATTCCACAATTGTTGGAAGTCGTTGTAGTGACTTGTTCAAAACTCGGCGACTGACACGGCTTACACCGGCGAAATTTGGTGATGTCCATTTGCCATTGCTGTGAAAACCTCATGCTTCTTTACCACACATCGCTTGGGCTCACATGGAATCGGAGTGAGTCCAAAGTTTAGATGAGGTACATTATCCTCCACGTGTAGAGTTGTTGAATGTCACTTCCACCTCAATCGTGCGGGGAGTGTGAGAACCTCATGATTCTTTATCCGATATCACTTAGGTGGACAAACTTAGGCTTGTATATATGACAATTGCCACATATAACAGTGATATTGATCATGAAACACAACCGTGACATGAGAGTAATCAACATAATTGATCTCCATTACGAGGGAGAATTGAGTTACAGTGTTCGTAAGTAATCAACATAATTGATCTCCATTAAGGATAGAGAGCTCTTAAAATGTAGGGAGTTCACCATTGTCACTACTGTTGGGTGCAATGCATCATCAAGTCTTGACCCAGTCAACAAGTATTGTTAAAGCCCAAATAAATTGTCCTTCGAAGACAACATATGCTAAAGCAATAAAAGACAGAGTAATCGAAAcagtaaagaaaaaaagaacacaagatttacgtgATTTGACAAGAGTGCATATGTCCACAGAGTCCATGGCTGTTTTCACTATGAGAATTCTAATAATACGATTGAGTTAGAATTTCTCCTTTTATAGTAATTTATAGCAAGTTACCCTGGCAGTtgtaccaaaaaaatataattatacctATATACTAAAATAACCGATACTCATCAATAATACTATACCATACCACCGAAGCTCCGCCCCCGCCCCCCAGTCCCTACTAACACGGAAAACTCCCGCATCCCCAATCCCTACTAACACAAAAGAACTGATGTAACCATGACAAGTTTATTGGGATATCCAGAGATATCATGTTAGAAATTAGAATTATTGAATATGGCCTACAAGTCTTATATTGTGGCAAGCAACTTCATGTGGCAAGCAACTTCATGGTCTGCTTTGCAGGTAAAAGGTTGGGTTGCTTGTTTTACCCTTGGTTCTAGCCACACCCACACATGAAAGTCAACAATAATACCAGCATAGTATTCCAAACAGATAGAGCCTTGCCATTGTTGCAACCAAGTACTTGAATTTCCTTAAGCTATAAAAGGAGCATAGAATTGCTGGTGAAGAAACTGGTAGCAACCTAACTTTTGATATTAAGACCACAAAGACAAAATATGACCCTTCATTTGCTACAATGGACAAAAACTCTAGCAAAACAAAGATTCTTGCTTAACTGAGTAGAAACAAAAACTACAGACACCAAATCTGATGAAGCCTAACCACCTTTCATCTATATTCCATCGAGGTTGCTGCATCCTCATTCATGATAATGAATGGGATCCTGTAATCTTATTATCAATTGCACCCTCATTCATGATAATGAATGGGATCCTATCATCATATGATCAACTGAGCGCTTGGTGCAGGATTCAATCATCGGAGGGCGTTTACAAAAGCCATCAATGAATCAACATCCCTTTTCTCAGAGGGGTATTTGATTGGGCTAGAAGAGTGTTTAGGGAAAAACAGTATGGTGGGGAAGCTTCCAAGCTGCAACTCTTGCTTAGCAAACTCCTTCTGTTCACCATCAGCTCTGAATTTCCCTACTTTAACCCCTGAGCCTGCCAACTTCTCAGCCAAATCAACATATGATCCTTCCATTGCTTGGCAGAATTGGCACCATGGTGCATAGAGCACAACAATCCATGGTTCTTTTCTGTCTTCAAGCTTCGCCAAATTTTCAATTCCAGTCCTGCTCAAGGTGATCAAGTTCTGTGAGTTGAAAATATCAGGAACTGTGGCAGTTCCGTTGGCTTTGACAGCTCCATTTCCATTGCCATTAAGTTGGGCTGCATCATCCTGTTTAAGGTTTCCTTTGTGAAGTCCGCACTCCTTCGCCTTGGCATCCTCCCACCACCATCGTCCTTCTCTCTCAGGCTGCCCTGGAAGGACTGGTCTTGTGCATGGTTCACAACCAATTGAGACATATCCTTGTAAGTGCAATGAATTCACAGGAATGTTCATGGCTCGAAGGAAGTTCCAGATGTCTTTGCCATCAACATTTGCCACCGGGTTCCACTTCACTAGGCTGCCAACTCCACCATCCAGACCTTCAAACACTGGGTCAACCTGGACAACGGGAATTTCAGACCGGGTACCAGGGGACTGATCCTTCCTCTGGCCAGTGATCCAGGCTCGAAGCCCCTTAAGAGCCCTCCTAAGAGGCCTCACCTTCCTCACACGGCAGCACTCCTGGTGTCCATCCTCATAGAAAGAGAACAGGCCCTTGTTCCTTACTAAGGCTTGAACTTCCACGGCATCAGGGAACATGTACTCAATGCGGATGCCATAGTGCTTCTCAACTTTGTCGAAGAATTGATAAGTTTCTGGGTTCAGCCTACCAGTATCCAGGCTGAACACTCTAAAAGGCCGACCAGTTAAATGTGCATACTCTATCAGAGCAACATCTTCAGCACCACTGCAGCGAAACATGACAATATTGATTACTAACCAAATCCAGACTTTAAATGGACACAATAAACAACAATCTATGATCAATCCATCCTACCAATATTGAAAGAATGGAGCCTTCAAATCTCACATTGGATCATCAAAATTTGAGAAACAAATACTCTGATCATATAACCCTATGTGTTTTGTAAAACACAATTTGCAGGTCAACACTATTCGCCCATTGAAAACTACAGTTTTCCTTATCTTTTCAACTAAAATAACCACCAATCATGCAATTCAATGATTAATCAGGTAATAGCATATGCCAAATTATATTCTCATCAAGTAAGGAATATACTTGATGGAAGTACCACTTTGACACTTACATTCAAAAATTCCCATTCAAACTTGTTTACAATTATGCAAACACGTAACCACACACAAATATACTCCTTAAATTTTGATAAGATCATGAACTAACGGATTACCTGAAAGCAATAGCAATGTCGTTGCCGAATTTTTCTAAGGCTTTATCCATGATTTCGAGGGGAGATGCGTTGTCGAGCTCCTTGGCCAATTGACCATAGTCCTCCACCTCTACTCTTTCTTCCAATTCTGTAAATTCAGCACATATTAACACACAATTAAACCATAATCCCATCAAAACTCTTCGTTTAAATTTTCGAAACTGAATTAACAATACTAATTATTATCCGTATAACTCACCAGCAGATGCAGCAAGGGCGATCGCTGCAAGAGAAGCAACCGAATCGCTCCGTTTGGGCTCTGCATTCACCGCCTTCACAGACAACCGTCGATGAGACGGATTCGAAGCACGCGGCCGGTCCGATACCCGGAACGAACCAATCTGCAAAACTgcaaaaaacccacaaaaaatcagactcaaaatcaaacaaacattcccaaaaacccataaaaaaaacGATTTGAGCAAAAAAAACTCAAACCTTTAAGCTCGTGCGAGGCACCAGAACGTGCAAAATTGGAACCAGAAATCGCAGTTGAAGAAGATGAGGTAAAAGCTAACGCCATTATCGAAATTCTCTCAAAGTCTCTGCCTTGTCTCTCGCAAACTAATACGATtactctgtttttcttcttcctctctgcTTCTTGAGGAAATCTAAAAGGTTATAAATAAGGCCCCGTGAAACGGAGCCCTACTTGGTTCATTGAACCTGGACGTGATTTGGTTTGTGTTAGGTGGTCCTACATTTGCTTACGTGGCTCAAATAGTTGGCTgagtttttatttccttttatcACTGCTTTCGTCATGTGCCGTCCATGCGACTCGAGacgtggattgccaggacatgaATTTGTGTCAAAGccgaaaaagaaaagtaaagaaatgTCAAATTTTAGTTTGATTCTTTCTAGGTAATTTCCAGGATCTGCTGTGATTTCCAACCATTAAGAGATAAATCTTATCAAATCATAAAATTTTAGttatattataatttgaaaattttgagagGGATGAGAAGTATAAAATAGAAGGTCAGTTAGAAGTTAGCCCAAACTTTTAAGGTATTATTTATGTTGGACTTAAGGCTCGcacgattttatttttgttaaaattcacCTGGTATGGTCCAAACGATGTGAGATATTATCATTCTAActggtgagaaaaaaaaatttcacattgCTAAAATAAAGGTCTAATGGACATGTTAATTATAAGCCTTGGAAGCCCTGTGATGGGTTGGGCTTGGACTTGAGAAAACGGACAGACATGTTAGGTGTTAAAATCGACATCGAGAGGTTTGATAAGAGAATCAATTTTGGCTTGTGTTAAGTGCAAGTCAAGGATCAATATGGGTTACACAAGGATTGTCAAAAAGAAGGAGCTGATTCGAGAAGTAGCTTTGGTGAAGTTACAGTTCATTTTCAGAAGAAGACGCATGTGATGTCATCTAAAAGGGCATGTACATCCTCATGGCATGCCACTAGTAACATGGAAGAGGATGTGTTACTGATAGCAGGTTCAAGGGTTTGCACACGAGCATTGGCTTGGCGGTGATGCAGAGTGTGTGGTGGAACAGATATGTCGAGGGCTGAGGAACTCCCGGGAAAGCCCAGCGTGGGGGTTGCACCATAATTTTCAGCAAGTTTTTCCTTTTCGACATGAGCCAAAGAAAAATCTTGGAATGGTGAATTCTGAGTGGGTATATTCTTTATGGTGAAGTATAACTGTTGGTGAAGATAATGGTATAGCGAAGGCTATGAATTTTTTGATCAATGTGGAgaattgttgaattttgatcaaaaattaGTGTAAAAGACAGAAGAATCTGGAGTCTGGACTAGTGTTAAACTGTCCTGAAGGCTGGTGTAGATAGCAGCTATAGCAGGCACACAGAGGCATGATTGTTTGGACAACTTCGATTCTGGATGAGTTCTTTGTGCTAAAAAGAGGCTCTGTTTTGACGAAACTAGTTTTCAAGTTGGTCTTCAGTTAGGAACGTGATTGTTATCATATTTGTAACTGAAAACATCTTGAAGAGGGATTCCTAGATATTAAACTCTAAGATTTTGTTCTAttataaatactagtggttcATTAGTGTTTTTGGTAGAGAAACAAAGATTGTGTGTGGTGAGCATTGAAAGAGAGTAAGGGGTTTTATTTTTGAGGTTTGCCTAGAtttcttggtgagagaaaaCTATAAGTGTGTGGTtatacaaattttctacatagtgaAAATTTCTCTTGAGTGTCTTTTGACAAAACCCATGATTTTTTCTCTAGTTTTGGAGTTTTTCACATATATTCTTGTGTTGAGATTGTTGCACTtttctatttcaattttctctattGTCGTGTGATATTTTTGTTAAGGAAGATCATGACAAATTTTTCAACAAGTGGTATCAAAGGGAGGTTGTTTAGATTGAATGTGGGTGTGTACATGTGTGACTCCTAGTTTCACTTAATGGGGCTTGAGCCCGGCCCACAAGTGAGGGGGAGATTGTGGAGAAAAAAGTCTCACGTCGttaaaataaagatataatGGACATGTTATAAGCCCATGATTTCCTTGACTTAATAAAACACATTTTAAAGTCGTGAGTCCTAAAAGGCTATGGAAGGTCCTGAAGGCCCTGGAATCCCTGTGATgggttggatttggatttggacttGGACTTGGTCTTCAAAAAACGGATAGTATCTTACAATGATAGTCAAGTTTGGGCTAGTGAGTCCATTTTTGTTTCCTAACACTATCAATCTAACACTCATTCATACTTGTGAGCTCGGTTAAACGAGGCCCAACAAGTAGACTATTCGAGTTAGGATTCTTGTAGTACTATTCACCTTGTGGGTGATCTATTCATAAGAACATTTGAAAGACTCAACATATGATACTTGTGAACTCAGTTATGTAAGATCTAACAAGTGAACTATATGAGTTAGGTTCCATGTGGTAACTCTCGCCTTATGAGTGGTCTATGCATAAAAACATTTGAAAGGGCCAATAGTTGACCCAAATGGATGGAGATCTTTTTAGGATCGAGCATatactccgataccatgttataatttaaagaAAGTAGGGAGAATTAGGAGAATAAAGTAGGAGGTGAGATAGAAGTTGACCCACATCACTCGAGGTATTTTTCTCTTAGAGCCTAAGGCCCACACGACTTTGTCCTTATTAAAATGGTCTCAAGTATTGATCATATGTTGAATTtgacttataaaccacatcacttgGTACTCTCCCAGATATTGTCATTCTAGTAATTTAAACTGAAAAAATCGAAAttagaacaaaaatcaaatcataattgaaattaatatttgttcaaaatttttgtATTATGAATTTGTGACCTATCTTTGTTGTGGTCCTAATAAACTTTAATTTCGTTTGTAATTGAAAATGGATTGCTAGGATAGTATTGGCCATTTATTTATTCCAAGAAGATAAATGGGCAAGTGAGATCATGATAATCCAGTCTCTCTAGGCCTCAAAACTAAATGAGGATTGTTTGTGGACACACAAAATTGCTTAATGAATTAATTGATAAATCAAGTGGCACACAAATTTTGTGAGAAAAAGAAATGGGTATGAGATTGATTTGTGACCTTTTAGAGTTAAGAAGGGATGAAATAGCTAGATTTGAATAATTATCGAATAAGTTAGTTGCGGAGTGACAAGTTTGAATCTAATAAGACACAACAAAAGACTAGAAGGTCTCTCCCTAGTTGATTCTTTATGCCCACCAACCCCATTATAATACTTTAAAGTCCCAAACCCTTTAATGCAAGTTGggcttaaaaaaaatattaccttATTCCACTGACTTCCACAAGCATACTATGCATAAATTTTGGGGTTGCAAGAAAAGATAACAAAAGGGTTTCGAGTCGGTTCTGAATTGAAGAGTATCAAtaatttacgaaatatttatatgtccaaaCCCTAATTTAGATTGAAATTcaaacatatttaattgaccaaactaaGTTTTATTTAAATCCCGTTTAATTTGTCCAAGTGTCAATCCCCTTTGTGTGATATTTATGTGGATGACCGatatacagtttttttttttatttttaaaataaaattacaattaattaaaacaatccATATaaccttaaaataaaataaaatacaaaacaagTAGTTATAGACTTCCAAATACAAAACAAGTTAACAATGACAGAAcattgcttatcaaaaaataaataaataataatgacacAACATTCAagttgagaagaaaagaaaattacagtAAATCAATGACATCAAATGATCATAAATTACAAACCAGATTGCCCCGTAGAAATCATCATATGCTACCAAATATCAATCAACCTCTATAGGGTTTGAATCATGAGAAGATACATTTAAAAGACCCATATCAATAATTATGAAAGGTACTTCTATCTCATCCACTATCTCATTGGTTCTCTCTACAAAATTGAAATAGTTCACTCTTGCTTAAAAAATATTAACTATAAATTACAAATAATATGTAATATCCATAAACTAAAATAATACAAAGCTATTACCTGAATTCCCTAACACCCAATttattatgcatatatattataaCTTCCATACTATCATAAGCAAGAGAATTGCAAGTTGGTGTGCGTACTCGACCTCCAACACTAAATACTTGTTCTGAGACAACACTTGAAATGAGAATACTCAATAAGTCGTGTGCCATAGCAACAAGTTGTGGACATCGAAACTGAACAGACTGAAGAATTTCGATATAATAGCGGAATAGAAGAATTAGAGATGGAagatgaagaaagagagaagaagaagacagtAGAGAGAAACCTGAAATATGTTTTTATTCATATGTTCAAGTTATCTTACAATGGCTGAGATAGCCTATACATAAACAAGTTTGAAAAACAAGCAACGGCTACTGTCATGATTTGACAGTAGCAGATGAACAGGAAAATAGTACAAATGTTATTGTACAAGATTTAGTAACATAAAGATGCAACATGGGCTGAGCAAGTTAAAGACTGATTCATCTTAGGTCCAATAAGGCCCAAAACGAAACCCAATAATGGAAGCCAAAAGACTAGGGCAAATAAGCTCAAACTCGTACACTTCATCCCTTCAACCAAGGCAAACCAGAAACTGGTAAAACGTGAAACCAGAAACCAGCAAACCAGGTTTAACATCCCCCCTCAAGTTGAGCATAATCGACTTGATTGATCATGTTCAACTTGGAGGAAATATTCTGGAGACGACGTGGAGAGACTGCTTTGGTGAAGATGTCGCCCAGTTGCTCATCCATTCTGAGGTAAGACAATTTCAGTAATCCTTCCTCGATCTTGTCTCGTGTGAAATAAAGGTCTATTTCTATGTGTTTGGTTCTTTCGTGAAACACCGGATTATTAGCAATATGTATCGCCGCTTGATTGTCGCAGTGAAGAACCATAGGAAgaccaatttgaaactttagtTCTGTGAATAGGCTGCGCAACCATATGAGTTCACTAATAGTATTTGCGACTGCTCTGTACTCTGCCTCTGCAGATGATTTTGAAACTGtatgttgtttctttgatttccatGAAATGAGTGATTGAACTAGCTTCACGCAATAACCAGTAACTGATCTTCTTGAGTTGATGCATGaagcccaatcagcatcacaaTAGGCTTGAACCTGCAAATGATTTGTGCTGGAGTAGAAAAGACCTTTGTTTGGTGTACCTTTGAGATACCTTACTATTTTGTTAGCAGCATTAAGATGTTGTTCAGTAGGACTTGTCATAAATTGACTTAAGGTATTAACAGCAAAGGTAATGTCTGGTCTTGTGATTGTTAGGTACATCAATTTTCCTAAAAGTCTTCTATATTGCAAGGGTTCTGCTATAGGTTTACCAGAATCCTTTGATAACTTGACAGTAGTATCTGTAGGAGATGTGCTTATTTTAGCATCTGTTAATTTTGTATCCTTTATTAGATCTAAAGTGTACTTTCTCTGACAAAGAATTAATCCTTCTCTGTTTCTATGTATTTCAAGACCTAGGAAGTATTTAAGTCCTCCTAAATCCTTGATCTTAAAACAGCTAGAAATGTAATCCTTAACATTGTTAATTAAACTCAAATTATTGCCACCTAAggccatatcatctacataaaggaGAAGCATAACAATGTTATGTCCTTTATGATAATAGAAAAGAGAATAGTCAGATTTGCTTTGTGTGAATCCAAAATTTAGTAGTGCTTTTTTGCATTTCTCATTCCATTGCCTAGAAGCTTGCTTCAAGCCATAAAGAGATTTATCTAGTTTACACactaattttttattgtttgtaTCATATCCAGGaggaattttcatatatacttCCTCTTTCAAATCCCCATTTAAGAAGGCATTATGTACATCTAAGTGATGTACATGCCATTTATGCATACTAACCAAAGCTAAGAAAACCCTCACTGTAGTAATCTTAGCCACAGGAGCAAAAGTTTCTTTATAGTCAAATCCTTCAGTTTGGTTGAAACcctgtgcaaccaacctagcttTATACCTTTCAACTGATCCATCtgtgttgtattttattttaaatatccaTTTACACCCAATGGCCCTTCTTCCCTTAGGTAAAGTGGTCAAATGccaagttttattcttttctAAAGCTTCCATTTCTAAATTCATGGCATTTTTCCAATTTTCATCTTTCAAAGCCTCTGTATAATTCCTAGGTTCTTGATGCACAGATATATTAGCAAGGAAATGTGCATGAGAGGATATGATGTTGTTGTGAGATGCATGGCCATGAATTGATGCAGTGTCACAAACATAATCTTGCAAGTAACCAGGTGCTTTCCTTATTCTACTTTTCTTATTCTCTGTTTGTTCTTTCTCAGGTTCTGTGTTGTTTTCAGATTCATTATGTGTATCTGCTGTGTGATTTTCTTCAGGAATAGCATAATTCTTTTCTGTGTTATGGGGATAttcatcttcataaaatttaacATCTCTAGAAATGAATATTTCTTGAGTTTGTATATTAAGAAGTTTGTATCCTTTGGTTCCCAATGGGTATCCCAAAAAAATACAAGGTCTAGCCTTAGGTTCAAATTTTGAACCTGCAGGCCTGTTTGTTTTTCCAATGCAATAACAACCAAAGGCTTTGAATTTTGTATAGTCCACTGACTTATTGTATAAAAGCTGATAGGGTGACCTACCATCTAGAATTCTACTAGGAAGTCTGTTTATGATAAATATTGCTGTTTGAATACAAAATGACCAATACATTTCAGATAAGCCACTTTGTATTTTAATAGTTCTAGCCACATTCATGATGTGTTGATGCTTCCTTTCCACTACTCCATTTTGCTGTGGAGTATATGGACAGGAAGTTTGATGTTGTATTCCTTGTTGTAAGAAAAATTCTCCCATTTTAAATTCCAAACCATTGTCTGTCCTGATTGTTTTGACTCCTTTTTCAAATTGATTCCTGACATATTGAATAAAACTTTGTATAAAGGTCCTGGTTTGTGACTTGGAGTGCATAAGATACACCCAAGTCATTCTAGTATAGTCATCCACTACAGTCAAGAAGTATCTGTGACCATCTATGGATGTAGTGGAGTTTGGTCCCCATATATCCATGTGAACCAGCTCAAAACATTCAGTGGTAGAAGTTTCACTAATACCAAAAGACTTTCTATTCATTTTTCCCAAAGAACATTCCTTACAATTTTCCAAAACACTATTAAAATTGCTCTTAATGAGCTTAGATACATTCTTAGAAGGATGTCCTAGCCTTCTGTGCCATATATTTGAACTAATAGTAGAGttaacaaaattttcaatcttCATTTCAGCTTTCTTTTCTCTGTCAAAGTGATATAGGTCTTTATGCTCTATCCCCAGCCCAATCTTCTTCATAGTGACCATGTCCTGCATGGCACATTTTCCTCTTGTAAATATTAATGAACAATTTCCTTGTCTAGTTAACTTACTAACTGAAATAAGATTGTAAGTAAAACTAGGCACACACAAGACATTTTTTAACAGTATTCCTTCAGTTAAATTGACCTCTCCAATGTGAGATATAGCATGCTTATCACCATTCGGAAGATAAACATATGAATGATGCACAATTTGACATGATGTAAATATGGATGGATGACATATGACATGATCAGTAGCTCCACTATCAATAATCCATTTTTGTAAATcctttttgcttttatttaaaaaattacctGTTGTAGATACTATTGAAGCCACATTTCCAAGCTGAAAATGTTTT includes the following:
- the LOC119990033 gene encoding 5'-adenylylsulfate reductase 2, chloroplastic-like is translated as MALAFTSSSSTAISGSNFARSGASHELKVLQIGSFRVSDRPRASNPSHRRLSVKAVNAEPKRSDSVASLAAIALAASAELEERVEVEDYGQLAKELDNASPLEIMDKALEKFGNDIAIAFSGAEDVALIEYAHLTGRPFRVFSLDTGRLNPETYQFFDKVEKHYGIRIEYMFPDAVEVQALVRNKGLFSFYEDGHQECCRVRKVRPLRRALKGLRAWITGQRKDQSPGTRSEIPVVQVDPVFEGLDGGVGSLVKWNPVANVDGKDIWNFLRAMNIPVNSLHLQGYVSIGCEPCTRPVLPGQPEREGRWWWEDAKAKECGLHKGNLKQDDAAQLNGNGNGAVKANGTATVPDIFNSQNLITLSRTGIENLAKLEDRKEPWIVVLYAPWCQFCQAMEGSYVDLAEKLAGSGVKVGKFRADGEQKEFAKQELQLGSFPTILFFPKHSSSPIKYPSEKRDVDSLMAFVNALR
- the LOC119988689 gene encoding probable F-box protein At4g22030; the protein is MASLQSLSLNFSSSSCCSSSRRIDAAIYLPKLPKIQVSVPKLKPRTNLVDELNLRNINGFTKTEPIKKNVEEEPHNPTTSMEIFQLCAIMEAVADRVEMHKNIGDQRDNWNTLLLNSINMIVLTAATMAGVLATSGAGAPVLSLKLSSTLLFSAATGLLLVMNKIQPSQLTEEQRNATRLFKQLHSELQTALAIKSNPTREDVMDEMEKVLSIDRAYPLPLLGSMLEKFPETFESAVWWPKHKQQSKKKTQTRNNGWSEELEEEMREVLEVLKTKDSEDYMRLGNLALRLNRVLAISGPLLTGIAAVGSAFGGSWGATAAATAGALASVVSTFEHGGQVGMVVEMYRNSAGFFKLMEESIESALEEEDLEKRENGELFEMKVATKLGRSLSQLRELAMKSRFSHMEGIPVDEFGSKLF